The following coding sequences lie in one Chiroxiphia lanceolata isolate bChiLan1 chromosome 19, bChiLan1.pri, whole genome shotgun sequence genomic window:
- the MRPL58 gene encoding peptidyl-tRNA hydrolase ICT1, mitochondrial — MAAHTLRALCRPRPGLALLSARCSLWAGIGTEYRSSHSLDKLYPPGQDKTAARAPEQPPILDIPMARLTVSYSRSSGPGGQNVNKVNSKAEVRFHLESADWIPEAVRQKMALMHRNKINRDGELIVTSEESRYQMRNLAICLEKIRTMVTEATEKPKVVSKETTEKLIERVEKMNRERLRQKRIHSNIKQSRKADFD; from the exons ATGGCGGCGCACACGCTGCGGGCCCTGTGCCGGCCGCGGCCGGGGCTGGCGCTTCTGTCCGCCCGATGCTCGCTGTGGGCCGGCATCGGCACCGAGTACCGGAGCTCGCACAGCCTGGACAAGCTGTACCCGCCAGGGCAGGACAAAaccgccgcccgcgccccg GAGCAGCCGCCCATCCTCGACATCCCCATGG ctcgCCTGACCGTGTCCTACAGCCGGAGCAGCGGCCCCGGTGGGCAGAACGTTAATAAAG tgAATTCCAAGGCAGAAGTTCGGTTCCACCTGGAGTCAGCAGACTGGATTCCTGAGGCTGTGAGACAAAAAATGGCACTGATG CACAGGAATAAGATAAACCGGGATGGGGAGCTGATTGTGACCTCAGAAGAAAGTCGCTACCAAATGAGGAATCTGGCgatttgtttggaaaaaatccGAACCATGGTCACGGAGGCCACAGAGAAACCCAAGGTGGTGTCCAAGGAGACAACAGAGAAACTCATAGAGAG GGTGGAAAAAATGAACCGTGAGCGACTGCGACAGAAAAGGATACACTCAAACATaaaacagagcaggaaggcGGATTTTGACTGA
- the LOC116796450 gene encoding 5-hydroxytryptamine receptor 3A-like, protein MGGPRRHPGAGTGPRRDRGWATRSLRCSPPVMLPTPGIAPRPSRVPPELSGSNHLGTRRAVGDTGTHGTIRLLIGEQETMQRVLIAILTFSLGTAGTAPKYLCTYYDIVDYLNISSHDKLHTYILPKANLKEPVEVKLDFMLIAILSVVEKLQTVSFYFVLNLEWKNPLATWNPQDFCNISQVSLPLDTYWSPPIFILERVDGQNSDMNYMVLMHNGGFNSTRPFQVTLTCSLIILKFPFDTQTCNLSIASFLYPVTDLVMKTRRTASESMKDSQSFFLTDGEWKFTNLSIIEHTEMIDDEGFSVITYMISMERRPTLYVLNLILPTCALYLLDMAVLFGPSSLEEKINFQIAIILGSSMLAVILNNSLPTSSNKPPVIVLFFLGTFLLMIMAVLDTFFLLYQHRKSRPLDKVLRRFQRHVGAELAKTPLRNQPVTHLAKEGLQHLSPPRKAEGGGQPAKGHWRPQEQNSFMPVLEKVLLYSHFFLSLFFFTLVFVKWSS, encoded by the exons ATGGGGGGACCCCGGCGCCACCCCGGGGCCGGGACGGGGCCGCGCCGGGACCGAGGCTGG GCCACGCGGTCGCTGCGCTGCAGCCCCCCAGTGATGCTGCCAACGCCCGGCATcgccccccgcccctcccgggTACCCCCGGAGCTCTCGGGCAGCAACCACCTGGGGACACGGAGGGCTGTGGGGGACACGGGG ACACACGGTACCATTCGCCTCCTTATTGGGGAGCAGGAGACAATGCAGCGAGTTTTGATAGCCATCCTCACCTTTTCTCTTGGGACAG CAGGGACTGCTCCAAAGTACCTCTGCACCTACTATGACATTGTTGACTACCTGAACATCTCCTCTCATGACAAGCTGCACACCTACATACTGCCCAAGGCAAACCTGAAGGAGCCTGTGGAAGTGAAGTTGGATTTCATGCTGATAGCTATTCTCTCTGTG GTGGAAAAGCTCCAAACAGTCAGCTTTTACTTCGTCTTGAACCTG GAGTGGAAAAACCCTTTGGCAACCTGGAACCCGCAGGATTTCTGTAACATTTCCCAAGTCAGTCTTCCCCTGGACACGTATTGGTCTCCCCCCATCTTCATCTTAGAGCG AGTGGATGGACAAAACTCAGACATGAATTACATGGTCCTCATGCACAACGGCGGCTTCAACTCCACCCGGCCCTTCCAGGTCACCCTGACGTGCAGTTTGATAATCCTCAAGTTCCCCTTTGACACCCAGACGTGCAACTTGAGTATAGCTTCATTTCTCTACCCAG TAACAGACCTTGTCATGAAGACAAGACGAACAGCATCTGAGAGCATGAAAGACAGCCAGAGTTTCTTCCTAACTGATGGAGAATGGAAGTTCACCAATCTGAGCATCATTGAACACACGGAAATGATAGATGACGAAGGATTTTCTGTGATCACCTACATG ATTTCCATGGAGAGGCGACCCACTCTGTACGTTCTGAACCTGATCCTCCCAACGTGTGCCCTGTACCTGCTGGACATGGCTGTGTTGTTTGGACCCAgctctctcgaggagaaaatCAACTTCCAGATCGCCATCATCCTTGGCAGCTCCATGCTGGCTGTGATCCTCAACAACAGCCTCCCAACTTCCTCCAACAAACCACCTGTAATAG tgCTGTTCTTCCTGGGCACCTTCCTGCTCATGATCATGGCTGTGTTAGACACCTTCTTCCTGCTGTACCAGCACCGCAAATCCCGGCCCTTGGACAAGGTTCTCAGAAGATTCCAGCGAC ACGTGGGTGCCGAGCTGGCCAAGACGCCCCTGCGCAACCAGCCCGTGACACACCTGGCCAAGGAAGGTCTCCAGCATCTGAGCCCTCCCAGGAAGGCCGAGGGAGGAGGGCAACCTGCCAAGGGCCACTGGCGACCACAGGAGCAGAACTCGTTTATGCCCGTTCTGGAGAAGGTCCTTCTCTACAGCCACTTCTTCCTGtccctgtttttttttactcttgtttTTGTAAAATGGAGCAGCTAA
- the CDR2L gene encoding cerebellar degeneration-related protein 2-like → MLSADRMEEFQSEEEEPWYDQQDLEQDLHLAAELGKTLLERNKELEDSLQQMYTTNEEQVQEIEYLTKQLEMLRQMNEQHAKVYEQLDLTARDLELANQKLVLESKTSQQKIQCLTETIEGLQNQVEELQKQVEEMRSLEQLRIRREKRERRRTIHTFPCLKELCSSPRYEDAFQVHSSSTEFNQKPLERENERLQAMVNSLRSQVNQEKQRKERVEREYTSVIQEYSDLEQRVCEMENCKLRIKELEAELLELQQMKQVKKYLLSREDNLSEALLEPLNNAPEADYIDLSEEEGGKSHETSMTPSPNHPVRKSCSDTALNAIVTKDAVSRHEGNYTLHANNVRKRGMSILREVDEQYHALLEKYEELLSKCRQHKDSVRHAGVQTSRPISRDSSFRDFRGEAHELEERKTMEKTISKHVEAVDKRLEQSQPEYKALFKEIFSRIQKTKADINATKVKNKSSK, encoded by the exons ATGCTGAGCGCCGACAGGATGGAGGAGTTTCAGAGCGAGGAAGAGGAGCCCTGGTATGACCAGCAGGACCTGGAGCAGG ACCTGCACTTGGCCGCAGAGCTGGGGAAGACGCTGCTGGAGCGCAACAAGGAGCTGGAGGACTCCCTGCAGCAGATGTACACCACCAATGAGGAGCAAGTGCAGGAGATCGAG TACCTGACTAAGCAATTGGAGATGTTGCGGCAGATGAACGAACAGCACGCGAAAGTCTACGAGCAGCTGGACCTGACAGCACGGGACCTGGAGCTGGCTAACCAGAAACTCGTGCTGGAAAGCAAGACTTCCCAACAGAAGATCCAGTG cttgaCAGAAACAATCGAGGGGCTGCAGAACCAagtggaggagctgcagaagcaggTGGAGGAAATGCGGAGCTTGGAGCAGCTCCGCATCCGGCGGGAGAAGAGGGAGCGGCGCCGAACCATCCACACCTTCCCCTGCCTTAaggagctctgctccagccccag gTATGAGGACGCATTCCAGGTCCACAGCTCTTCCACAGAGTTCAACCAGAAGCCACTGGAGAGGGAGAACGAACGTCTCCAAGCCATGGTGAACTCCCTGAGGTCCCAAGTCAACCAGGAGAAGCAGCGGAAGGAGAGGGTGGAGCGCGAGTACACCTCTGTTATTCAGGAGTACTCGGACCTGGAGCAGCGGGTGTGCGAGATGGAGAACTGCAAACTGCGCATcaaggagctggaggcagagctcctggagctgcagcagatgaAACAAGTCAAGAAGTATTTGCTCAGCAGAGAGGACAACTTGTCCGAAGCCCTCCTTGAGCCGCTGAACAACGCCCCGGAGGCAGATTACATCGACCTCTCcgaggaggagggagggaaaagccaCGAGACATCCATGACACCGTCCCCGAACCACCCCGTCCGGAAGAGCTGCAGCGACACGGCCCTGAACGCCATCGTGACCAAGGACGCCGTGAGCCGGCACGAGGGCAACTACACCCTGCACGCCAACAACGTGCGCAAGAGGGGCATGTCCATCCTGCGGGAGGTGGACGAGCAGTACCACGCCCTGCTCGAGAAGTACGAGGAGCTCCTGAGCAAGTGCCGGCAGCACAAGGACAGCGTGCGCCACGCGGGGGTCCAGACGTCCCGGCCCATCTCCCGCGACAGCTCCTTCAGGGACTTCCGAGGGGAGGCACACGAGCTGGAGGAGCGGAAAACCATGGAGAAGACCATCAGCAAACACGTGGAGGCCGTGGACAAGcggctggagcagagccagccgGAATACAAGGCTCTCTTTAAGGAGATCTTCTCCCGCATCCAGAAGACGAAAGCAGACATCAACGCCACCAAGGTGAAAAACAAGAGCAGCAAATGA